A window of the Miscanthus floridulus cultivar M001 chromosome 14, ASM1932011v1, whole genome shotgun sequence genome harbors these coding sequences:
- the LOC136505099 gene encoding protein STICHEL-like isoform X1: MDSSMTSRRLSRLEMGTMVGGCVGPSELHLRKELTALQKARCLQDPDTCSTWRSPLSSRSLVATSRITYNGGISSNLAPKLNESPCAPANTEKKRRKVYLYNWRQNSCKSSESGMKIDEDVKQPSGELSLDSPCKSNGVNSKGDAYLGPPASIYNVQSSTSSTPVKRIARRRKGVLSIKGAVRNQAVSKLSDLQVNSGEQSEDTENCNSETLEIFQRSYFSRPTSPLFAACGCVSSSNPSKLLKIGRREGSSFSCTPVSTSSYYRHVRRNTSTVGSWDARTATSFDGDESNQSAVLRSQRSHVPCYASKRRKHRGSEGSNYSPSLSAILRRKGSSLICGSQTMHKKKRSFGSMKWAHSKKSAQGMPLLGNSCDFGSSSLDSSSDELSSNIGELDMEASSRLDGKRWSSCKSQDGMDLSVRSAHLAESDPRSLSQKYRPRTFPEIVGQNIAAQSLSNAITRERIAPAYLFQGPRGTGKTSTARIFSAALNCLTTGDNKPCGVCNQCTDFFSGKGTNLKEVDASNRKSISIIKHLLENLLLSAPLSRYKVFVVDECHMIPSKLWSAFMKFLDEPFPRVVFIFITIDPDNLPRAVVSRCQKYVFSKIKDIDTVCRLRKICVKENLDVELAALDLIALNSDGSLRDAETMLDQLSLLGKKITPSLVNDLVGVVSEEELLDLLEIAMSGDTAETVKRSRELMDSGTDPMALMSQLAGLIMDIIAGTYKLADVACCNSSAVGGRSLTEAELERLQQALKILFDAEKQIRLSSERPAWFTAALLQLGCGHSSDMNQQKSSTQEHHKVANDAMSEIARESSSRIVSHSLSAFGISKRTLDAKTISVHSSPQVLASHSSRLRLNDNLVYGECRSVDRIPLNSNQLYDSCSQQRALVNGISDNLAQVWIRCIENCHSKTLQQLLLDHGKLVSIRQFEGHAIAFIAFEDCGIKSRAQRFLSSITNSIETVLKCNVEVKIGPLAELMDGEITLEAGPNVRRYESDVLSCSSNSDRLKGTLDSRRSFDHPDEVKKDLETYKNTASADERLRSEVPIQTSKESTNDDQRLESAWLQVSEKHTPGLMNQERHDQHQVLSQFVGNQYQRKSSMSLVVPSSHADEDLAHEIEALKIVDSYGSQKHQSGRSENGFAISPSRMHKKDDMVDCDKESVCSELGKWGCHGLFPCWKTEKPKGVKTKRQMRVKSS; encoded by the exons ATGGATTCTTCCATG ACAAGTCGGCGTCTTTCCAGACTGGAGATGGGGACTATGGTTGGAGGGTGTGTTGGCCCAAGTGAGCTTCACTTGAGGAAGGAACTTACTGCTTTGCAAAAGGCGCGCTGCTTGCAGGACCCTGATACTTGCTCAACATGGAGATCACCTTTGAGTTCTAGGTCACTGGTGGCAACTTCAAGGATTACATACAACGGTGGGATTTCTAGTAATTTAGCGCCAAAGCTCAATGAGTCACCTTGTGCACCTGCAAACACTGAAAAGAAACGAAGAAAGGTTTATCTCTACAATTGGAGGCAGAATTCTTGTAAATCTAGTGAAAGTGGAATGAAGATAGATGAGGATGTTAAGCAACCATCTGGTGAGCTAAGCCTGGACAGTCCATGCAAATCTAATGGGGTAAACTCCAAAGGTGATGCATATCTGGGTCCTCCAGCCAGCATCTACAATGTTCAGAGTTCAACATCATCTACTCCTGTCAAAAGAATAGCTAGAAGGAGAAAGGGTGTTTTGTCCATAAAAGGTGCAGTCAGAAACCAAGCTGTCTCGAAGTTGTCAGATCTTCAGGTAAATTCCGGTGAGCAATCTGAGGATACTGAGAACTGCAACTCAGAGACTCTGGAGATATTTCAAAGGAGCTACTTCTCTCGCCCTACATCTCCGCTATTTGCTGCATGTGGATGTGTCAGCTCTTCAAATCCCTCAAAACTACTGAAAATAGGTAGAAGAGAGGGATCTTCCTTTTCTTGCACACCTGTTTCTACTAGCTCCTATTACAGGCACGTAAGAAGGAACACCAGCACTGTTGGTTCTTGGGATGCTAGGACTGCTACTTCTTTTGATGGTGATGAGTCTAACCAATCAGCAGTTCTGAGAAGTCAGAGGTCGCATGTCCCTTGCTATGCATCAAAGAGGAGAAAACATCGAGGATCTGAAGGAAGTAATTATTCTCCTTCACTATCTGCTATACTTCGAAGAAAAGGTAGCAGCCTAATATGTGGGAGTCAGACAATGCATAAGAAGAAGAGATCATTTGGTTCAATGAAATGGGCACATTCGAAAAAGTCTGCTCAGGGAATGCCACTTTTGGGTAATAGCTGTGATTTTGGTTCTTCATCATTGGATTCATCAAGTGATGAACTCTCAAGCAATATAGGGGAGCTTGATATGGAAGCTTCAAGCCGGTTAGATGGGAAAAGATGGTCAAGCTGTAAAAGCCAGGATGGGATGGATCTATCTGTTCGTAGTGCTCATCTGGCCGAGTCAGACCCGAGAAGCTTGAGCCAAAAATATAGACCAAGGACATTCCCTGAAATTGTTGGTCAAAACATTGCAGCCCAATCACTTAGTAATGCTATAACAAGGGAAAGGATAGCTCCTGCCTATCTTTTTCAAGGTCCTCGTGGAACCGGAAAAACATCTACTGCAAGGATATTTTCAGCAGCTCTAAATTGCCTTACTACTGGAGATAACAAACCCTGTGGGGTATGTAATCAGTGCACTGACTTCTTCAGTGGAAAAGGTACCAATCTAAAAGAAGTTGATGCAAGTAACAGAAAGAGTATAAGCATAATTAAGCACTTACTGGAAAATTTGCTGCTATCTGCACCTTTGTCCCGGTATAAGGTGTTTGTTGTTGATGAATGCCACATGATACCTTCCAAATTGTGGTCAGCATTTATGAAGTTTCTTGATGAACCATTTCCTCGTGTTGTGTTCATATTTATTACAATTGACCCTGACAACCTACCTCGAGCAGTTGTATCACGTTGCCAGAAGTATGTGTTCTCTAAGATAAAAGATATTGACACTGTGTGCCGCTTGAGGAAAATTTGTGTCAAGGAAAATCTTGATGTTGAGCTGGCAGCTTTGGATTTGATAGCTCTGAATTCAGATGGCTCGCTACGAGATGCAGAAACAATGTTAGATCAACTGAGTTTGTTAGGGAAAAAGATAACTCCTTCACTTGTCAACGATCTG GTTGGTGTTGTCTCGGAAGAGGAATTGCTTGATCTTCTGGAGATAGCTATGTCAGGAGACACGGCTGAGACAGTGAAAAGATCCAGAGAGCTGATGGATTCTGGCACTGATCCAATGGCATTAATGTCTCAGTTAGCTGGGCTCATCATGGACATCATTGCTGGCACCTACAAATTGGCTGATGTTGCTTGTTGTAATAGCTCAGCAGTTGGTGGTCGAAGTT TAACGGAAGCAGAGTTAGAAAGATTACAACAAGCATTGAAGATTCTTTTTGATGCTGAAAAGCAGATAAGGCTTTCAAGTGAGCGTCCCGCATGGTTTACTGCTGCTCTACTACAACTTGGATGTGGTCATAGTTCAGATATGAACCAACAAAAAAGCAGTACTCAAGAACACCATAAAGTAGCCAATGATGCTATGTCTGAGATAGCAAGAGAATCATCCAGCAGAATTGTTTCTCATTCATTATCTGCCTTTGGCATTTCTAAGAGAACACTTGACGCCAAAACAATTAGTGTGCACTCGAGTCCTCAGGTCCTTGCCTCACATTCATCTCGGTTGAGACTCAATGACAACTTGGTTTATGGAGAGTGTAGATCTGTTGACAGAATTCCACTCAATTCTAATCAACTGTATGACAGCTGTTCCCAGCAAAGGGCTCTGGTAAATGGAATCTCAGATAACCTTGCCCAGGTTTGGATAAGATGCATTGAGAACTGCCACTCGAAGACATTACAGCAGCTACTTCTTGACCATGGGAAACTAGTATCAATCAGGCAATTTGAGG GCCATGCGATTGCTTTCATTGCATTTGAGGACTGTGGTATAAAATCTAGAGCTCAAAGATTTTTGAGTAGCATTACCAATTCAATTGAGACAGTACTGAAATGCAATGTGGAAGTCAAAATTGGTCCACTAGCAGAATTGATGGACGGAGAAATAACATTAGAGGCTGGTCCTAATGTAAGAAGATACGAGTCTGATGTCTTGAGTTGCTCATCAAACAGTGACCGACTAAAGGGAACTTTGGATTCAAGGAGAAGCTTTGATCATCCTGATGAAGTAAAGAAAGATCTGGAGACATACAAAAATACTGCATCTGCTGATGAAAGGTTGCGTTCGGAAGTTCCCATCCAGACTTCAAAAGAATCAACAAATGATGATCAACGACTAGAAAGCGCATGGCTCCAGGTTTCTGAAAAGCACACACCAGGTCTGATGAATCAGGAAAGACACGATCAACATCAGGTTCTGTCTCAATTTGTTGGCAACCAATACCAAAGGAAGTCCTCAATGTCCCTAGTTGTGCCCTCAAGCCATGCAGATGAGGATCTTGCTCATGAGATAGAAGCTCTGAAGATAGTTGACAGTTATGGTTCTCAGAAGCACCAGAGTGGAAGAAGTGAAAATGGCTTTGCCATTTCACCAAGCAGAATGCACAAAAAGGATGACATGGTTGATTGTGACAAAGAGAGCGT ATGCTCTGAGCTTGGAAAATGGGGATGCCATGGCCTTTTCCCTTGTTGGAAAACTGAAAAACCAAAGGGAGTAAAG ACGAAGAGGCAGATGCGGGTGAAATCTTCTTAG
- the LOC136505099 gene encoding protein STICHEL-like isoform X2 codes for MGTMVGGCVGPSELHLRKELTALQKARCLQDPDTCSTWRSPLSSRSLVATSRITYNGGISSNLAPKLNESPCAPANTEKKRRKVYLYNWRQNSCKSSESGMKIDEDVKQPSGELSLDSPCKSNGVNSKGDAYLGPPASIYNVQSSTSSTPVKRIARRRKGVLSIKGAVRNQAVSKLSDLQVNSGEQSEDTENCNSETLEIFQRSYFSRPTSPLFAACGCVSSSNPSKLLKIGRREGSSFSCTPVSTSSYYRHVRRNTSTVGSWDARTATSFDGDESNQSAVLRSQRSHVPCYASKRRKHRGSEGSNYSPSLSAILRRKGSSLICGSQTMHKKKRSFGSMKWAHSKKSAQGMPLLGNSCDFGSSSLDSSSDELSSNIGELDMEASSRLDGKRWSSCKSQDGMDLSVRSAHLAESDPRSLSQKYRPRTFPEIVGQNIAAQSLSNAITRERIAPAYLFQGPRGTGKTSTARIFSAALNCLTTGDNKPCGVCNQCTDFFSGKGTNLKEVDASNRKSISIIKHLLENLLLSAPLSRYKVFVVDECHMIPSKLWSAFMKFLDEPFPRVVFIFITIDPDNLPRAVVSRCQKYVFSKIKDIDTVCRLRKICVKENLDVELAALDLIALNSDGSLRDAETMLDQLSLLGKKITPSLVNDLVGVVSEEELLDLLEIAMSGDTAETVKRSRELMDSGTDPMALMSQLAGLIMDIIAGTYKLADVACCNSSAVGGRSLTEAELERLQQALKILFDAEKQIRLSSERPAWFTAALLQLGCGHSSDMNQQKSSTQEHHKVANDAMSEIARESSSRIVSHSLSAFGISKRTLDAKTISVHSSPQVLASHSSRLRLNDNLVYGECRSVDRIPLNSNQLYDSCSQQRALVNGISDNLAQVWIRCIENCHSKTLQQLLLDHGKLVSIRQFEGHAIAFIAFEDCGIKSRAQRFLSSITNSIETVLKCNVEVKIGPLAELMDGEITLEAGPNVRRYESDVLSCSSNSDRLKGTLDSRRSFDHPDEVKKDLETYKNTASADERLRSEVPIQTSKESTNDDQRLESAWLQVSEKHTPGLMNQERHDQHQVLSQFVGNQYQRKSSMSLVVPSSHADEDLAHEIEALKIVDSYGSQKHQSGRSENGFAISPSRMHKKDDMVDCDKESVCSELGKWGCHGLFPCWKTEKPKGVKTKRQMRVKSS; via the exons ATGGGGACTATGGTTGGAGGGTGTGTTGGCCCAAGTGAGCTTCACTTGAGGAAGGAACTTACTGCTTTGCAAAAGGCGCGCTGCTTGCAGGACCCTGATACTTGCTCAACATGGAGATCACCTTTGAGTTCTAGGTCACTGGTGGCAACTTCAAGGATTACATACAACGGTGGGATTTCTAGTAATTTAGCGCCAAAGCTCAATGAGTCACCTTGTGCACCTGCAAACACTGAAAAGAAACGAAGAAAGGTTTATCTCTACAATTGGAGGCAGAATTCTTGTAAATCTAGTGAAAGTGGAATGAAGATAGATGAGGATGTTAAGCAACCATCTGGTGAGCTAAGCCTGGACAGTCCATGCAAATCTAATGGGGTAAACTCCAAAGGTGATGCATATCTGGGTCCTCCAGCCAGCATCTACAATGTTCAGAGTTCAACATCATCTACTCCTGTCAAAAGAATAGCTAGAAGGAGAAAGGGTGTTTTGTCCATAAAAGGTGCAGTCAGAAACCAAGCTGTCTCGAAGTTGTCAGATCTTCAGGTAAATTCCGGTGAGCAATCTGAGGATACTGAGAACTGCAACTCAGAGACTCTGGAGATATTTCAAAGGAGCTACTTCTCTCGCCCTACATCTCCGCTATTTGCTGCATGTGGATGTGTCAGCTCTTCAAATCCCTCAAAACTACTGAAAATAGGTAGAAGAGAGGGATCTTCCTTTTCTTGCACACCTGTTTCTACTAGCTCCTATTACAGGCACGTAAGAAGGAACACCAGCACTGTTGGTTCTTGGGATGCTAGGACTGCTACTTCTTTTGATGGTGATGAGTCTAACCAATCAGCAGTTCTGAGAAGTCAGAGGTCGCATGTCCCTTGCTATGCATCAAAGAGGAGAAAACATCGAGGATCTGAAGGAAGTAATTATTCTCCTTCACTATCTGCTATACTTCGAAGAAAAGGTAGCAGCCTAATATGTGGGAGTCAGACAATGCATAAGAAGAAGAGATCATTTGGTTCAATGAAATGGGCACATTCGAAAAAGTCTGCTCAGGGAATGCCACTTTTGGGTAATAGCTGTGATTTTGGTTCTTCATCATTGGATTCATCAAGTGATGAACTCTCAAGCAATATAGGGGAGCTTGATATGGAAGCTTCAAGCCGGTTAGATGGGAAAAGATGGTCAAGCTGTAAAAGCCAGGATGGGATGGATCTATCTGTTCGTAGTGCTCATCTGGCCGAGTCAGACCCGAGAAGCTTGAGCCAAAAATATAGACCAAGGACATTCCCTGAAATTGTTGGTCAAAACATTGCAGCCCAATCACTTAGTAATGCTATAACAAGGGAAAGGATAGCTCCTGCCTATCTTTTTCAAGGTCCTCGTGGAACCGGAAAAACATCTACTGCAAGGATATTTTCAGCAGCTCTAAATTGCCTTACTACTGGAGATAACAAACCCTGTGGGGTATGTAATCAGTGCACTGACTTCTTCAGTGGAAAAGGTACCAATCTAAAAGAAGTTGATGCAAGTAACAGAAAGAGTATAAGCATAATTAAGCACTTACTGGAAAATTTGCTGCTATCTGCACCTTTGTCCCGGTATAAGGTGTTTGTTGTTGATGAATGCCACATGATACCTTCCAAATTGTGGTCAGCATTTATGAAGTTTCTTGATGAACCATTTCCTCGTGTTGTGTTCATATTTATTACAATTGACCCTGACAACCTACCTCGAGCAGTTGTATCACGTTGCCAGAAGTATGTGTTCTCTAAGATAAAAGATATTGACACTGTGTGCCGCTTGAGGAAAATTTGTGTCAAGGAAAATCTTGATGTTGAGCTGGCAGCTTTGGATTTGATAGCTCTGAATTCAGATGGCTCGCTACGAGATGCAGAAACAATGTTAGATCAACTGAGTTTGTTAGGGAAAAAGATAACTCCTTCACTTGTCAACGATCTG GTTGGTGTTGTCTCGGAAGAGGAATTGCTTGATCTTCTGGAGATAGCTATGTCAGGAGACACGGCTGAGACAGTGAAAAGATCCAGAGAGCTGATGGATTCTGGCACTGATCCAATGGCATTAATGTCTCAGTTAGCTGGGCTCATCATGGACATCATTGCTGGCACCTACAAATTGGCTGATGTTGCTTGTTGTAATAGCTCAGCAGTTGGTGGTCGAAGTT TAACGGAAGCAGAGTTAGAAAGATTACAACAAGCATTGAAGATTCTTTTTGATGCTGAAAAGCAGATAAGGCTTTCAAGTGAGCGTCCCGCATGGTTTACTGCTGCTCTACTACAACTTGGATGTGGTCATAGTTCAGATATGAACCAACAAAAAAGCAGTACTCAAGAACACCATAAAGTAGCCAATGATGCTATGTCTGAGATAGCAAGAGAATCATCCAGCAGAATTGTTTCTCATTCATTATCTGCCTTTGGCATTTCTAAGAGAACACTTGACGCCAAAACAATTAGTGTGCACTCGAGTCCTCAGGTCCTTGCCTCACATTCATCTCGGTTGAGACTCAATGACAACTTGGTTTATGGAGAGTGTAGATCTGTTGACAGAATTCCACTCAATTCTAATCAACTGTATGACAGCTGTTCCCAGCAAAGGGCTCTGGTAAATGGAATCTCAGATAACCTTGCCCAGGTTTGGATAAGATGCATTGAGAACTGCCACTCGAAGACATTACAGCAGCTACTTCTTGACCATGGGAAACTAGTATCAATCAGGCAATTTGAGG GCCATGCGATTGCTTTCATTGCATTTGAGGACTGTGGTATAAAATCTAGAGCTCAAAGATTTTTGAGTAGCATTACCAATTCAATTGAGACAGTACTGAAATGCAATGTGGAAGTCAAAATTGGTCCACTAGCAGAATTGATGGACGGAGAAATAACATTAGAGGCTGGTCCTAATGTAAGAAGATACGAGTCTGATGTCTTGAGTTGCTCATCAAACAGTGACCGACTAAAGGGAACTTTGGATTCAAGGAGAAGCTTTGATCATCCTGATGAAGTAAAGAAAGATCTGGAGACATACAAAAATACTGCATCTGCTGATGAAAGGTTGCGTTCGGAAGTTCCCATCCAGACTTCAAAAGAATCAACAAATGATGATCAACGACTAGAAAGCGCATGGCTCCAGGTTTCTGAAAAGCACACACCAGGTCTGATGAATCAGGAAAGACACGATCAACATCAGGTTCTGTCTCAATTTGTTGGCAACCAATACCAAAGGAAGTCCTCAATGTCCCTAGTTGTGCCCTCAAGCCATGCAGATGAGGATCTTGCTCATGAGATAGAAGCTCTGAAGATAGTTGACAGTTATGGTTCTCAGAAGCACCAGAGTGGAAGAAGTGAAAATGGCTTTGCCATTTCACCAAGCAGAATGCACAAAAAGGATGACATGGTTGATTGTGACAAAGAGAGCGT ATGCTCTGAGCTTGGAAAATGGGGATGCCATGGCCTTTTCCCTTGTTGGAAAACTGAAAAACCAAAGGGAGTAAAG ACGAAGAGGCAGATGCGGGTGAAATCTTCTTAG